Sequence from the Terriglobales bacterium genome:
CCACCGCGCGCTGGAATACGGCGGAGAAGCGGTGCTGCCGCCGCCGCTGCAAGTCGTCACGAGCGCGTGGCTCGCATTCGGCGCGATCCTCGTCGCGGGCATCGCCCTGTCTCGCGGCGGGCGTTGGGGAAACATGCTCGGGCGCGTCGCAGGTCTGATCGGGATTCTCGGCAGCGCGATGCTGCGCGCGCATGGCACAGACGCGATCGGCCAACTCGTTCCCGAGCCGCTTCAGGTCGCGCCCTTGCCGATGTTGTGGCTTCCCTTTGGAGCGGCGGCGGTGCTGTGGGCCCTCAGCGCCTTCAGCACCTTCTTTCGCGGGAAAGAAAACGCGCCCGCCGAAGCGGGCGCGTCGCGGTAAGCGGAAAGCTACTTCGATTCTTTCTTGTCTTCTCCGGCGTCGGCCAAAGGCACCTCGCCCTGCTCTTCCATCTGCTTGCGGGCTTCCTCGATGCGCTTGGCGCGGCGTTCGGCGGTCTTTTCCTTCTTGGCTTCGAGCGTCTTCTCGGCGCCGAGCAACTCGATCCACGCGGTCTCGGTGCCATCGCCCTTCTTCCAGCCCTTGCGGACGATGCGCAGGTAACCGCCTTCGCGATCGCCGAAGCGGGGCGCGATCTCGAAGAGCTTGTCGACGGCGGCGCGGGTCATGAGGAAAGCGGCCGCTTGCCGGCGAGCGGCGAGATCGCCGCGCTTGCCGAGGGTGATCATGCGCTCGACGTGCGCGCGCATGAACTTGGCGCGCACGACCGAGGTCTCGACGCGCTCCTCGAGGATGAGCGAGGTGACGAGGTTGCGCAGCAGCGCGCGCCGGTGCGAGGTGTTACGTCCGAGTTTCCAGGTTCCTACACGATGACGCATAAAGTTCTCTCAATCCTGTTGCGCGGGCGAGCCGCCGGCGCCTAGCCAAAATTTGAAGCTGGAGGCGGGCGAAACCGCCCGCCTCCAAACGAATCGTTATCCTTCCATGCGAGCGGCGCCGGCGGTGGCGCTGACCGGCACGGCGTTGCCCTGCTCGTCGATCTTCATGCCGAGCGAGAGGCCCATCGAGGCAAGGATCTCCTTGATCTCGTTGAGCGACTTGCGGCCGAAGTTCTTGGTCTTGAGCATCTCGGCCTCGGTCTTCTGGACCAGCTCGCCGATGGTCTGGATATTCGCGTTCTTGAGGCAGTTGTAGCTGCGAACGGAAAGCTCCAGCTC
This genomic interval carries:
- a CDS encoding DNA-directed RNA polymerase subunit alpha C-terminal domain-containing protein, whose protein sequence is ELELSVRSYNCLKNANIQTIGELVQKTEAEMLKTKNFGRKSLNEIKEILASMGLSLGMKIDEQGNAVPVSATAGAARMEG
- the rplQ gene encoding 50S ribosomal protein L17; translated protein: MRHRVGTWKLGRNTSHRRALLRNLVTSLILEERVETSVVRAKFMRAHVERMITLGKRGDLAARRQAAAFLMTRAAVDKLFEIAPRFGDREGGYLRIVRKGWKKGDGTETAWIELLGAEKTLEAKKEKTAERRAKRIEEARKQMEEQGEVPLADAGEDKKESK